Genomic segment of Candidatus Chlorohelix allophototropha:
GGCAAACCGAATCAGTACTTATACCGGCTTACCCACAATTGTAGGTTGGCCCTTCCACGAGTTACAGTGGCGAGGTAACCTAAATGAGAAAGTTATCTGGGATAACTGGCTGGATATGAACCGGATTTATGAAACTACTGATGTTAACTATGCAATCGAATTGCTAAAACAACATAATGTGAGATACGTTTTTGTGGGACAAATTGAAAACGGGAGTGGTTCTTTCTATCCTGATGGGCATGATCCTAAAAGTTACTCTGCACAAGCGTTGGACAAGTTCGGCTCATTTATGAAAACCATTTATGCCGACCCTGCTAATAATGTATTTATCTATGCCTTTTAAGAGTACTGTTTAGATACTTGGGCCACGGGTGGCGCAAAAGTAAGAGCTATTGGGCTATCGGCAAGGTGAAACTGAAGGTAGCACCCTTGCCTGCTCCGGCAGACTCCGCCTGAATTGTACCGCCCATTTCTTCTACCAACGCTTTTGCAATGGTCAGACCGATACCAGAACCGCCCAACGCCCGACTCCGGGATTTATCCACTCGATAGAACCGCTCGAACAGGTGTGGCAGATTTTCGGGAGCAATGCCCACTCCATTATCCGTTACTCGGTATTCCACTTCATTTCCTTTGTGGCTTAGCGTAAGTTGTACCTTGCCGGGGGCAGGGGTGTAGCGCAAGGAGTTGGTCAGCAGATTGGTCAGCACTTGCACCGTCCGGTCGTGATCGGCTTTGATTGTGGGCAGCTTTTGAGATAGTTCGGTGGAAAACTCCAGCCCTTTCTCGGCATATTGGTGGGAGAGTCGCTCAATCGCTACCTGTGCAATTTCAAGCGGGTTTACCGAGGCTATATTGAGCGGTACTTGCCGAGCTTCCGCCCGCGATAGTTCCTGCAAATCGTCCACCAACCGCCGCAATCGTCCGGCTTCATCGTGGAGTTTCGCCCAAGTGCGTTCGTTCGATTCAATTACGCCGTCCAGTAACCCCTCTAAATAACCTTCCAGAGTGGCAACCGGGGTTCTAAGCTCGTGTGCTACATCTCCGATCAGTTCCATGCGGCGATGCTCAGTTTCCTCCAACGTTTCCGCCATCTGGTTAAAGTTATATGCCAATTCTCCAAGTTCGTCTTTGCTTTTGGTAACCACTCGTTCGCTGTACTTTCCGGCAGCAATTCGGCGACTGGCTTCTGACATTCGGCGTACCGGTCCCGTTATCCTACCCGTAACTACCAAACTGGTAATGACCGCCACCACCACTGCCACTATACCAGCCACCAGCAGCGCATCATTAATAGCGCCCTGAAAGGCATCCGCCACCGCTGGATCGAGCGCCCCCAACCCACGCTGAGCAGTGCCACGCCCCTGTCCCGGTATAGTGGTTCCGCCCCGATACTGGCGCATCCGCCCGGTAAATGAGTCGATTGCCACCTGATTTACTGCCACCAGCAAAGTCAGCGTGCCTAGCCCTATTACTATCAGGTAGGAAAGGAACAATTTGATGGATAATCTTCCAACCACAGGACGTTTGAATGTCGCGGCTTTCATTTTATGTCCCTAACTTCAAAACGATAACCCACTCCCCGCACTGTTTCAATATATTGTAGGCTGTCGGGTTCGGTTTCCAGCTTTTTTCGCAGGTTGGCAATATGCACATCCACCACATGGTCATCATAATATTCATCGCCCCACACCCTTTCCAGCAGTTGGACGCGAG
This window contains:
- a CDS encoding sensor histidine kinase, which gives rise to MKAATFKRPVVGRLSIKLFLSYLIVIGLGTLTLLVAVNQVAIDSFTGRMRQYRGGTTIPGQGRGTAQRGLGALDPAVADAFQGAINDALLVAGIVAVVVAVITSLVVTGRITGPVRRMSEASRRIAAGKYSERVVTKSKDELGELAYNFNQMAETLEETEHRRMELIGDVAHELRTPVATLEGYLEGLLDGVIESNERTWAKLHDEAGRLRRLVDDLQELSRAEARQVPLNIASVNPLEIAQVAIERLSHQYAEKGLEFSTELSQKLPTIKADHDRTVQVLTNLLTNSLRYTPAPGKVQLTLSHKGNEVEYRVTDNGVGIAPENLPHLFERFYRVDKSRSRALGGSGIGLTIAKALVEEMGGTIQAESAGAGKGATFSFTLPIAQ